One stretch of Dokdonia sp. Hel_I_53 DNA includes these proteins:
- a CDS encoding phospho-sugar mutase — protein MIHHDPVILEKANTWLTDTFDEKTKNTIKELIAHNPEELADSFYKNLEFGTGGMRGVMGVGTNRINKYTLGKNTQGLSDYLKQQFFGKAIKVAIAYDCRHNSKELAQVVADVFSANGIQVYLFSDLRPTPELSFAVRHLECQCGIVLTASHNPPEYNGYKVYWEDGGQLVPPQDEEIIDVIESLNFSDIKFDGNDSLIDLIDSEVDQAFIDASVANVSFGLSNKQKEDLSIVFTSLHGTSITLVPDTLKKAGYTNLHIVEEQKEPNGDFPTVVSPNPEETAALKMALELGEKVHADIVIGTDPDCDRLGVAVRGDGGRLTILNGNQTMILMTDYLAARFRESENQHPEPFVGSTIVSTPMMEELARSYDVECKVGLTGFKWIAKMIEDYPSQHFIGGGEESFGYMVGDFVRDKDAVTATLLACTIAAEAKSNGKTLFDVLKELYLKHGFYKESLISLVKKGQSGAQEIKQMLKDLRSNPMEEINGSKVTRMEDYQTSISKDIATGKESTIDVPKSNVLIFYTEDGSKIAARPSGTEPKVKFYISVNTPLKSLSDYEKVSNSLDKRIAQIKTTLGV, from the coding sequence ATGATACATCACGATCCCGTAATTCTTGAAAAAGCTAACACTTGGCTTACAGATACATTTGATGAGAAAACAAAAAATACCATCAAAGAACTTATTGCACATAATCCAGAAGAGCTTGCAGATAGCTTTTATAAAAATCTAGAATTTGGTACGGGTGGAATGAGAGGTGTTATGGGTGTAGGCACCAATCGCATTAATAAATACACTTTAGGAAAAAATACTCAAGGACTTTCTGATTATCTTAAACAACAATTTTTTGGAAAGGCGATTAAAGTTGCGATTGCATACGATTGTCGCCATAATAGCAAAGAGCTGGCACAAGTAGTTGCAGATGTATTTTCAGCTAATGGGATTCAGGTTTATCTGTTTTCTGACCTCCGTCCTACTCCAGAATTAAGCTTTGCAGTGCGTCATTTAGAATGCCAGTGTGGCATTGTACTTACTGCCAGCCACAATCCACCAGAGTATAATGGATACAAAGTCTATTGGGAAGATGGCGGACAATTAGTACCACCTCAAGACGAAGAAATAATTGATGTCATAGAATCTTTAAATTTTAGTGATATCAAATTTGATGGAAATGACTCATTAATAGATCTTATTGACAGCGAAGTAGATCAAGCATTTATAGATGCGAGTGTCGCAAATGTATCTTTCGGTTTATCAAACAAGCAGAAAGAAGACCTTTCTATCGTTTTTACATCATTACATGGCACTTCGATCACTCTGGTGCCAGATACGCTAAAAAAAGCAGGGTATACAAACCTTCACATAGTTGAAGAACAAAAAGAACCTAATGGAGATTTTCCGACTGTAGTTTCTCCTAATCCAGAAGAAACTGCTGCTCTAAAAATGGCGTTAGAATTAGGAGAAAAAGTACACGCAGATATTGTAATAGGTACAGATCCAGATTGTGATAGACTGGGTGTAGCCGTACGAGGAGATGGTGGTAGACTCACTATTCTTAATGGTAATCAAACCATGATCTTAATGACAGATTATCTGGCAGCACGCTTTCGCGAAAGCGAAAATCAGCACCCAGAACCTTTTGTGGGAAGTACTATTGTTTCCACTCCAATGATGGAAGAACTTGCAAGGTCTTACGATGTTGAGTGCAAAGTGGGACTTACGGGCTTTAAGTGGATTGCAAAAATGATTGAAGATTATCCTTCACAGCATTTTATAGGAGGCGGTGAAGAGAGTTTTGGGTATATGGTAGGTGATTTTGTGCGGGATAAAGATGCTGTGACTGCTACCCTACTCGCCTGTACGATAGCTGCCGAAGCAAAATCAAACGGAAAAACACTTTTTGACGTTTTAAAAGAGCTATATCTAAAACATGGGTTTTATAAAGAATCCCTTATTTCGCTTGTTAAAAAAGGTCAGTCTGGTGCTCAAGAAATTAAGCAAATGCTTAAGGACTTACGTTCAAACCCTATGGAGGAAATTAATGGTAGTAAAGTTACTCGTATGGAAGATTACCAAACTTCTATCTCGAAGGATATTGCTACTGGCAAAGAAAGTACTATTGATGTTCCAAAATCTAATGTTCTTATTTTCTATACAGAAGATGGAAGTAAAATAGCTGCAAGACCAAGTGGTACAGAGCCTAAGGTTAAATTTTACATTAGTGTAAATACCCCTCTCAAATCACTAAGTGATTATGAAAAGGTTTCTAATTCATTAGACAAACGTATAGCTCAAATTAAAACAACTTTAGGAGTTTAA
- a CDS encoding ABC transporter ATP-binding protein: MEYFKKILSYAMPYKFYGILNIICNVFYALFSTLGFVALIPMLQVLFDKTKMVTAKPEWDGILNAKDFMENSLGYYVTEIAKNDKEQALTLMIVFIISTFLLKNLFGYFAMYFITFLRNGVLKDIRNAMYAKIILLPVAYFTEKRKGDTIARVTSDVQEVQHSFLSILELIVREPLTIIFALTAMFLLSPQLAVFVLTFIPIMGFLISLVGKRLKKKSDRVQREQGELLSKLEETLGGLKIVKSFNAEQRFQRSFENSTKRYNDFANSLMQRQALASPISEFLGIVVIGILLWFGGNMVLTKGTLDGPTFIAFMGLAYGILTPAKAFSKASYSVKRGNASAQRILEILETDNTIADKETTIPVHGFESAIALSNISFKYEDQLVLKNFNLTVPKGKTIALVGQSGSGKSTIANLLTRFYDVVDGTITLDGVDIRDMSLNNLRKNIGIVTQDAILFNDTLRSNMIVGKENATDEEIIDALKIANAWEFVKELPNGLDTNIGDSGNKLSGGQKQRLSIARAVLKNPPIMILDEATSALDTESERLVQKALENMMKNRTSIVIAHRLSTIQNADTIVVMQRGEIVEQGRHQELLDKKGVYHKLVAMQSFE; this comes from the coding sequence ATGGAATATTTTAAGAAGATTCTTTCTTACGCAATGCCTTACAAATTTTATGGTATTCTCAATATCATCTGTAATGTATTCTATGCACTCTTTAGCACATTAGGCTTTGTAGCACTCATACCAATGCTACAAGTCCTTTTTGATAAAACTAAAATGGTCACTGCTAAACCTGAATGGGATGGTATTCTTAATGCTAAGGACTTTATGGAGAATTCCTTGGGTTACTATGTCACTGAAATTGCTAAAAATGACAAAGAACAAGCGCTTACTCTTATGATTGTTTTCATAATAAGCACCTTTTTACTTAAAAATCTTTTTGGTTATTTTGCTATGTATTTCATCACTTTCTTAAGAAACGGTGTCTTAAAAGATATCCGGAATGCGATGTATGCAAAAATTATTTTGCTACCTGTAGCCTACTTCACAGAAAAACGAAAAGGAGACACGATTGCTCGTGTTACCTCTGATGTTCAAGAAGTACAACATTCATTTTTAAGCATTCTAGAGCTTATTGTACGTGAACCTCTCACTATCATTTTTGCACTTACGGCAATGTTCTTGTTAAGTCCACAGCTAGCTGTATTTGTCCTTACATTTATACCTATAATGGGTTTTTTAATTTCTTTAGTAGGTAAACGACTTAAGAAAAAATCTGATCGTGTACAGCGTGAGCAAGGAGAACTGCTCTCTAAACTAGAAGAGACCTTAGGAGGCCTCAAGATTGTAAAAAGCTTTAATGCAGAACAAAGGTTTCAAAGAAGTTTTGAAAATAGTACAAAACGATACAATGACTTTGCAAATAGTCTCATGCAACGACAAGCTCTTGCCTCACCTATCAGTGAATTTTTAGGCATTGTCGTAATAGGTATTTTACTATGGTTTGGTGGTAATATGGTGCTCACGAAAGGAACTTTAGACGGCCCTACTTTTATTGCGTTTATGGGACTAGCCTATGGAATTCTCACTCCTGCAAAAGCCTTTTCTAAAGCTAGTTATAGTGTAAAACGCGGTAATGCCTCTGCACAGCGAATTTTAGAAATTTTAGAGACAGATAATACTATTGCAGATAAAGAAACTACAATACCTGTGCATGGTTTTGAGAGTGCCATTGCGCTCTCTAATATCTCATTTAAGTATGAAGATCAATTAGTCCTTAAAAATTTTAACCTCACCGTACCAAAAGGAAAAACCATAGCGCTAGTGGGTCAATCTGGCTCCGGAAAAAGCACAATTGCAAATTTATTAACCCGCTTTTATGATGTGGTCGATGGAACTATTACTCTTGATGGGGTTGATATTAGAGATATGTCATTAAATAATCTTAGAAAGAATATTGGTATTGTTACTCAGGACGCAATTCTTTTTAACGATACGTTGAGAAGCAATATGATTGTAGGAAAAGAAAATGCTACTGATGAAGAGATTATCGATGCTCTTAAGATTGCAAATGCTTGGGAATTTGTAAAGGAATTGCCTAACGGACTAGATACAAACATAGGCGACAGTGGTAATAAGCTAAGTGGAGGTCAAAAGCAACGCTTATCTATTGCTCGAGCGGTTTTAAAGAATCCGCCAATAATGATTTTAGATGAGGCAACCTCTGCACTAGATACCGAAAGTGAACGACTCGTACAGAAAGCTTTAGAAAACATGATGAAAAATAGAACGTCTATTGTAATCGCACATAGACTTTCTACCATTCAAAATGCAGATACGATTGTTGTCATGCAAAGAGGGGAAATTGTAGAACAAGGAAGGCATCAAGAATTATTAGATAAAAAAGGTGTTTATCACAAATTGGTAGCCATGCAATCTTTTGAGTAA
- a CDS encoding vWA domain-containing protein — protein MKHYLILTVLTLCTLLTSCSSRDDDGGGLYGIDCLNLGTQELDVTIQESFTTLPSKVSVFFKVNDQNGNAVPGLTPSNFTIFEKGRNDDCYNEISSSEASGTISPNAQIFSNNTFLVLDLSNSVLSTSLDELKQASSNFISNVMPAIPSDSFKMGIYWFDGEDVLHELQPLTTSATTLQQAIDGIDTSISNDPSTDLYGAVIKATEIAEGVLDSFDDQDLFAAASIVLFTDGTDQAARYTEVQAIAAVNEADEDLSFFTIGLGSEIDEDILSDIGQTGSAFATSAQDLETVFNDISNGVAGQANSFYLFEYCSPKRDGSGNNNLVIQVVDGDRDGVVQTSFDAQGFTGGCN, from the coding sequence ATGAAACATTATTTAATATTAACTGTGCTTACGTTATGCACGCTGTTAACTTCCTGTAGTTCAAGAGATGATGACGGAGGAGGCTTGTATGGGATTGACTGTCTCAATCTAGGAACCCAAGAACTTGATGTTACTATACAGGAATCATTTACGACTCTACCATCAAAAGTTTCTGTTTTCTTTAAAGTTAATGATCAAAATGGAAATGCAGTGCCAGGGCTTACTCCCTCTAATTTTACAATTTTTGAAAAAGGGCGTAATGATGATTGTTACAATGAGATATCCAGCTCTGAGGCTTCTGGTACTATATCTCCAAACGCACAAATCTTTTCAAACAATACGTTTCTTGTATTAGATCTAAGCAACAGTGTTCTAAGTACCAGCCTTGATGAACTCAAACAAGCATCAAGCAATTTTATATCTAATGTAATGCCAGCAATTCCTTCAGACTCTTTCAAAATGGGCATTTATTGGTTTGATGGAGAGGACGTATTACACGAATTGCAGCCACTCACCACAAGCGCAACAACACTACAGCAAGCAATAGATGGTATAGATACTTCTATAAGTAATGATCCCTCTACAGATCTTTATGGTGCGGTAATAAAAGCCACAGAAATTGCAGAAGGTGTATTAGATTCTTTTGATGATCAAGACTTATTTGCTGCTGCTTCTATTGTATTATTTACAGATGGTACAGATCAAGCAGCCAGATATACAGAGGTACAAGCAATTGCTGCCGTTAATGAAGCTGATGAAGATTTAAGCTTTTTTACTATTGGACTTGGCTCTGAAATAGATGAGGATATTCTCTCTGATATTGGTCAAACAGGTAGCGCCTTTGCTACAAGTGCTCAAGATCTTGAAACTGTTTTTAATGATATATCAAATGGTGTTGCGGGACAAGCTAATAGTTTTTATCTATTTGAATATTGTAGCCCTAAGCGTGACGGAAGTGGCAATAATAACTTAGTTATACAAGTAGTGGATGGTGATAGAGATGGTGTTGTACAAACATCTTTTGATGCACAAGGGTTTACTGGCGGGTGTAACTAA
- a CDS encoding family 20 glycosylhydrolase: MRIIFILLTLVLVSCKKEKPLVITNLNSTFLIPKPESVQEQTYGFLFDEETTLQTNSEGKAKEVISQFKKLLKTTPFPLNLDKNSKTKDNTVSFNLVSNDSISSPEGYVLDVNEMHLSLAASEPQGLYRGLQTIKQLLPNAIIAGNKLDSLTVPGIKIIDAPRYEYRGMMLDVARHFFTVAQVKRLIDQIAFYKINTLHLHLTDDQGWRIEIKSWPKLTEIGGSSAVGGDIGGFYTQEDYKEIVSYAKSRFITVIPEIDMPGHTNAALASYAELNCTNIAPEMYTKMRVGFSSLCVEKEITYTFVDDVIREVAAMTPGKYIHLGGDESHSTTLKDYKIFLKRAFGIVAKYDKKVMGWEDIQSAGVDSTYILQHWTSEKITRQGIVQGAKVVLSPAKHAYLDMKYSKESKIGITWAGTIEVDSAYLWNPSTIFPKAHESQILGIESPLWSETVVTTSDLEYLAFPRVIGHAELGWSKSNVNTASWLDYKKRLQNHYSRMDVLGINYYRSPIIDSVFK, from the coding sequence ATGAGAATCATTTTTATACTGTTAACATTAGTATTAGTCTCCTGCAAAAAAGAAAAGCCACTAGTAATTACAAATCTTAATAGTACATTTCTCATACCTAAGCCAGAGAGTGTTCAGGAACAAACGTATGGATTTCTTTTTGACGAGGAAACCACACTTCAAACAAACAGTGAGGGTAAAGCTAAGGAAGTGATTTCTCAATTTAAGAAACTCTTAAAAACAACACCGTTTCCACTAAACCTAGATAAAAATTCTAAAACTAAAGATAATACGGTGTCATTTAATTTAGTTTCAAATGATAGTATATCCTCACCAGAGGGTTATGTTTTAGATGTAAATGAAATGCATCTTTCTCTAGCTGCATCAGAACCACAAGGACTCTACCGTGGTTTACAAACCATAAAACAATTACTTCCTAATGCTATAATAGCAGGGAATAAATTAGATAGTTTAACTGTCCCTGGTATCAAAATCATTGATGCCCCTAGATATGAATATCGAGGAATGATGCTTGATGTTGCTAGGCATTTTTTTACTGTAGCTCAAGTTAAAAGACTTATAGATCAAATTGCATTTTATAAAATAAACACACTTCATTTGCATTTAACAGATGATCAAGGGTGGCGTATTGAAATAAAATCTTGGCCAAAACTCACTGAGATAGGAGGAAGCTCTGCAGTAGGTGGAGATATAGGTGGTTTTTATACTCAAGAAGATTATAAGGAAATTGTTTCCTATGCAAAATCTCGATTTATCACTGTCATCCCAGAAATAGACATGCCAGGCCATACAAATGCCGCCCTAGCTTCATATGCAGAACTTAACTGTACTAATATAGCTCCAGAAATGTATACAAAAATGCGTGTGGGATTTAGTAGTTTATGTGTAGAAAAAGAAATCACCTATACTTTTGTTGATGATGTAATAAGAGAAGTTGCGGCGATGACTCCAGGAAAATATATCCACTTAGGAGGTGATGAATCGCACTCAACTACATTAAAAGATTATAAAATATTTCTAAAAAGGGCTTTTGGTATCGTGGCGAAATATGATAAAAAGGTAATGGGTTGGGAAGATATTCAAAGCGCTGGTGTTGATAGTACGTATATTTTACAGCATTGGACATCAGAAAAAATTACCAGACAGGGAATAGTACAGGGAGCAAAGGTTGTCCTGTCACCTGCAAAGCATGCCTACCTAGATATGAAGTATTCCAAAGAATCAAAAATAGGCATTACATGGGCTGGAACAATTGAAGTAGATAGCGCTTATTTGTGGAATCCTTCTACTATATTTCCAAAAGCACATGAATCTCAAATTCTTGGAATAGAATCTCCCTTGTGGTCAGAAACAGTTGTAACTACTAGTGACTTAGAGTATTTAGCTTTCCCTAGAGTGATAGGTCATGCAGAATTGGGTTGGTCCAAAAGCAATGTGAATACTGCAAGTTGGCTTGATTATAAAAAACGCCTGCAAAATCACTATAGTCGCATGGATGTTTTAGGAATTAATTATTACAGATCTCCTATAATTGATTCTGTTTTTAAGTAA
- a CDS encoding class I SAM-dependent rRNA methyltransferase, translated as MIVLPKIQTQRLAIKLTSKAEKLVKQGHPWVFENSILKISKDGRAGDLAILFDTRTDKVFAIGLYDPESPIRIKILSNTPAQINKDFFHLKIENAFKLRNQLLKTDTNSYRLIYGENDNFPGLIADVYDNILVVKLYSTIWLPYLEVVLPLLINKSKTETMVLRLSRNVSKSKDHNFRDGDVLHGNLKNEVVFFKEHGVRFSANVIYGHKTGYFLDHRENRRKVGLLSQGITVLDVFSYAGGFSVHALAGGANEVTSLDISSQALQVAVQNGKLNKHKGQHKTIAIDAFVGLQQLIEEGKTYQIVVIDPPSFAKSAKEIPTAKNSYSRLAQLGAKLTSTGGLLVLASCSSRISSQTFFDISEQNIVKAGRAFKTLEKTYHDIDHPITFPEGAYLKCGYYQLN; from the coding sequence ATGATCGTATTACCAAAAATACAAACACAGCGTCTTGCCATAAAACTCACCTCGAAAGCAGAAAAGCTTGTGAAACAAGGTCACCCTTGGGTTTTTGAAAATAGTATACTAAAAATAAGTAAGGACGGAAGAGCTGGAGATCTGGCTATTCTTTTTGATACTCGTACGGACAAGGTATTTGCGATAGGTCTTTACGACCCTGAGTCACCTATTAGAATTAAAATTTTAAGTAATACACCTGCTCAAATTAATAAAGATTTTTTTCACTTAAAAATCGAAAATGCCTTTAAACTTCGTAATCAATTATTAAAAACAGATACTAATAGCTATAGACTTATTTATGGGGAAAACGATAATTTTCCAGGTCTTATTGCAGATGTATATGATAATATACTAGTAGTAAAGTTGTATAGTACAATCTGGCTTCCCTATCTCGAAGTTGTTTTACCTCTTTTAATAAACAAATCAAAAACTGAGACAATGGTCCTACGACTAAGTCGCAATGTTTCAAAATCAAAAGACCATAATTTTAGAGATGGAGATGTCCTTCACGGAAATTTAAAAAACGAAGTTGTATTTTTTAAAGAACATGGAGTACGATTTTCTGCAAATGTTATCTACGGTCATAAAACAGGTTACTTTTTAGACCACAGAGAGAACAGAAGGAAAGTAGGTCTGTTATCTCAAGGGATAACGGTTTTAGATGTTTTTAGTTACGCAGGTGGATTTTCTGTACACGCACTAGCAGGAGGAGCAAATGAGGTTACTAGTTTAGATATAAGTAGTCAGGCTCTACAGGTGGCGGTTCAAAATGGGAAACTCAACAAACATAAGGGACAGCATAAAACCATTGCAATAGATGCCTTTGTAGGTCTCCAGCAGTTGATAGAAGAAGGTAAAACCTATCAAATAGTTGTAATTGATCCTCCTAGTTTTGCAAAGAGCGCAAAAGAGATTCCTACAGCAAAAAATAGTTATTCAAGGTTAGCTCAGCTTGGGGCAAAATTAACATCTACAGGAGGCTTACTTGTATTAGCCTCTTGCTCATCTCGTATCTCCTCACAAACATTTTTTGATATATCAGAACAGAATATTGTAAAAGCTGGCAGAGCTTTTAAAACATTAGAAAAAACATACCACGATATAGATCATCCTATCACTTTCCCAGAGGGAGCTTATCTTAAGTGTGGTTATTATCAACTTAATTAA
- a CDS encoding M15 family metallopeptidase — MRIYRTLLLLMIGATFFAFQSDQESPLINVDQFASEFAYDVRYATDDNFLKQTVYDCVQCLLIPEVAKALVSANDEFCELGYKIKLFDCYRPVSVQKKMWDIFPNPGYVGNPYKSGSIHNRGAAIDMTIVTLKDSILDMGSDYDHFGKEAHIDHPHNETIVANRKLLWSIMKKHGFSPIRTEWWHFNYDEKNYGLKVLDLDFDCE, encoded by the coding sequence ATGAGAATTTATAGAACGCTTTTACTATTGATGATTGGAGCTACTTTTTTTGCTTTTCAAAGTGACCAAGAATCTCCACTCATTAACGTTGATCAATTTGCATCAGAATTTGCCTACGATGTCAGATATGCAACTGATGATAATTTTTTAAAACAGACGGTATATGACTGTGTACAGTGCCTACTGATTCCTGAAGTTGCAAAGGCCTTAGTAAGTGCTAATGATGAGTTTTGTGAGTTGGGTTATAAGATAAAATTATTTGATTGCTATAGACCTGTTTCTGTTCAAAAAAAAATGTGGGATATTTTTCCTAACCCAGGATATGTGGGTAACCCATATAAAAGTGGTTCCATACACAACCGAGGAGCTGCAATTGATATGACTATCGTAACACTTAAAGACTCCATACTTGATATGGGAAGTGATTATGACCATTTTGGAAAAGAGGCGCATATAGATCATCCTCATAACGAAACAATTGTTGCTAACAGAAAGTTATTATGGTCGATTATGAAAAAACATGGCTTCTCACCTATTCGTACAGAATGGTGGCATTTTAATTATGATGAAAAAAATTATGGTTTAAAAGTATTGGACTTGGATTTTGATTGTGAGTAA
- a CDS encoding NAD-dependent succinate-semialdehyde dehydrogenase, with amino-acid sequence MNIVSNNPYTNKEVFTIKALNLVEIEEKLAKAQKTYQSWRKTSLQERSMHLLNVAKELKTNNKEYAETMTAEMGKPISQSIAEIDKCAWVCEYYAKNAPEHLANKVIETEASKSYVRYESLGVVLAIMPWNYPFWQVFRFIAPALMAGNIGVLKHASNVMKSAENIEKVFDRAGLPKGCFQNMAIGSERVENIIKDDRIKAVTLTGSKPAGSSVASIAASVIKKSVLELGGSNALVVFSDCDIDKTVETCVQARFQNTGQSCIAGKRLLVHDNIYEEFVSAFAKAVSQLKSGDPMDLETYIGVMAREDLAKELDKQLKKSVDKGAKVILGGHRQDAYFEPTIVTEVTPEMSLFKEETFGPVIGITSFTTDQEAVDLVNQSDFGLGVSIFTTNEDRIETLIPQFEDGAVFVNDMVKSNPNLPFGGTKISGYGRELSMDGIQEFVNKKTVYIK; translated from the coding sequence ATGAATATTGTATCTAACAATCCTTATACAAATAAAGAAGTATTTACTATAAAGGCGCTTAATCTTGTAGAAATAGAAGAAAAATTAGCAAAAGCACAAAAAACGTATCAATCTTGGCGTAAAACGTCATTGCAAGAACGCTCTATGCATTTACTAAATGTTGCAAAAGAGCTTAAAACTAATAATAAAGAATATGCAGAGACCATGACTGCAGAGATGGGGAAACCTATCAGTCAATCTATAGCAGAAATAGATAAGTGTGCTTGGGTTTGTGAATATTACGCAAAAAATGCTCCAGAACATTTAGCAAATAAAGTGATAGAGACAGAGGCTTCAAAAAGTTATGTGCGTTATGAGTCTCTAGGAGTTGTACTTGCGATCATGCCATGGAATTATCCGTTTTGGCAAGTATTTAGATTTATTGCACCAGCACTTATGGCAGGTAACATAGGTGTTTTAAAACATGCTAGTAATGTCATGAAAAGTGCAGAAAATATTGAAAAAGTTTTTGATAGAGCGGGGCTACCTAAAGGTTGTTTTCAAAATATGGCGATTGGAAGTGAGCGTGTAGAAAATATCATTAAAGACGATCGTATAAAGGCTGTGACACTCACTGGAAGTAAGCCAGCAGGTTCTTCTGTAGCTAGTATTGCTGCGAGTGTGATTAAAAAATCAGTATTAGAATTAGGGGGAAGTAATGCTTTAGTTGTTTTTTCAGATTGTGATATAGATAAGACGGTTGAGACTTGCGTACAAGCACGTTTTCAAAATACTGGACAAAGTTGTATTGCTGGCAAACGTCTTCTGGTTCACGATAATATTTATGAAGAATTTGTTTCCGCTTTCGCGAAAGCGGTATCCCAATTGAAGTCTGGAGATCCAATGGATTTAGAAACATATATAGGGGTAATGGCTAGAGAGGATCTTGCTAAAGAGCTAGACAAACAACTCAAAAAGTCTGTTGATAAAGGAGCAAAAGTGATCTTAGGAGGACATAGGCAAGACGCTTATTTTGAGCCTACGATTGTCACTGAAGTTACTCCAGAAATGAGTCTTTTTAAGGAAGAGACTTTTGGGCCAGTGATAGGCATTACTTCTTTTACAACAGATCAGGAAGCGGTAGATCTTGTAAATCAATCAGATTTTGGATTAGGAGTATCCATTTTTACGACTAATGAAGATAGGATAGAAACACTTATACCACAATTTGAAGATGGTGCTGTATTTGTAAATGATATGGTTAAGAGTAATCCTAACTTACCTTTTGGAGGTACAAAAATCTCAGGATATGGAAGAGAGCTTTCTATGGATGGGATACAAGAATTTGTCAATAAAAAAACAGTGTATATTAAATAG